The genomic segment TTACTATGCCGAGCTTAATCATACTTTATCCTTATTTTCTCAATGCTTATTATCATTGATTAACCGATATCACCGAAACGTAGTTGCAACGCGGTAATCGCAGTCAGTGAAGCTGTTTCTGTGCGTAATACTCTAGGGCCAAGTAACACATCCGTAAATTGATGTGTTTCCGTCATGGCGATCTCTTCTTCTGATAGACCGCCTTCAGGGCCAATTAATAACCGAACCTTGGTATTTTCTAGCGATAGTCCATTAATGCCATGTGCAGCACGCGGGTGCAGATTTAACTTTAATGCGTCAGTTTGCTCAGCACACCATTGATTAAGTGTCATCGCAGGCCTGACTTTCGGTACGAAACTACGTCCCGATTGTTCACATGCACTGATGACAATTTTTTGCCATTGGCTGATTTTCTTTTCTAAACGCTCGCCACTTAATTTGACCCCACAGCGGTCAGAAAAGAGCGGGGTAATAGTGGTTACGCCCAATTCAACTGACTTTTGAATGGTAAAGTCCATTCTGTCACCTCGAGATATCACTTGACCTAAATGTAAGTCTAGTGGTGACTCTGAATTATTTGGCGTATTTTCAATGATTTCAACGGTGACGTTTTTTTTGTTTGCACTGATTATTGTTGCCAAATAATCGTTGCCATTTCCAGTAAATAAACGGATGTTTTCGCCTTCGGTCATTCGCAGAACACGACCAATGTGGGCAGCACCATCTTCGTCTAGTTTTACGTGCTGATTAACAGCAAGATCATTGATTGGTTGATAAATTCTTGGGACGCGCATAGTAAATCCTTAATCAATGAGGCCGAGATTCTGACATTGTTTTAAGACAAAATTATTATGATTGCCTTGATTTTCTGAAATTAATTCATCTCTTAAACATTCAACCTTATCAACTGGATAAGTTCTATCCCATGCGTTGAATAAGCGTTTCTGGCTAGCAGAGATAGCTAAGCCATAAGTTTGCTGCATGTAAAAGTAGGTACGAGCAATTGCGCCGCGGCTTTGCTTTGGCGGCTGTGCTTTGCGGCCTTTAAAGTCAACAACCATAGCACATTGGCCATATTGTGTGGCTTCTCCATTCCATTCGCTAAAGCGGTAGTTGCTTCTATCGCCATTAACTTCACCAACAGCAGGGGTTAGATTGTGCAAATCGGCTTCCATTTTCTTAAATTCTGCACTGGTTCTGCCGCAATTCTTACGACCGCCATTTTGCCAGCACTGCAACTGATGACCAAACTCCCATGCAGGGACAACATGCTCCCACTCGATTCGATTTGCTCGTGGAATTTGTTTGCGTACTTGGTAACCACAGCTGTCTAGGTTTGGTTTCCATTGTTTACCAATCACTTCAATATCACAACCGCAATAAAAGCTGCTCATTGGTAATGACTGACTATATATCTTCTGGGCAATTTTTTTCGCACTTCTAAAACTTGATGGATGTTGGGCTGCTTGTGCACTAACACTCGTAATAGTTGTGATAACAAATAACACGATACCCATTTGGAACAGATTTGAAACTTTTAAATACGGCACAATAAACCCTAACGACATTCAATACGGCACAGGCTATACGGGTTGGTTTAGCCTGATATTTGCAAAGGATGGTAAGGGATTGAAACTTGGGATGCAATCAGAACTGTGGATTGTATTTTGGATTTTAACGGCCAGACCATAAGCTCATATTTTGCATTATTAAATAGCAGATTATTGCGAAAGTTATTGCGAAAGAGTTAATGGCGTTAATACTTGCTGACAAGATTTGCAGCGGTACTGTGTTTGATGACGTTGCACTTTATTGTGGCGCCTAATGGATAACATGATAGGACCGCAGTCACAACGATATTGAAATTGCTTACCTGCAACGGATTGAGTATTCAGCTGATGGGTCGTATCGGCAGGTACATTAAATACATTAGTCATGATGTTTTGCCACTCTTGCCCGTGGGGCTTAACCCGACCATACAGTTGAAAACTGAGTAAATGGCTGATTTCATGAGGCACAACTTGATCGATAAATTCAGTGATATTTTCTTCAAGTAATACAGGATTAAACCTGAGCTTATTTAATTGGAGATGAGCCGTTCCTGCGCTTTTTCCTCTTAAGGTAAATTGAATAGTAGGGCGAGGGAATTGACGTTTCAATAAGCTTTCTGCTTGCAGATAGTCAGCTTCTACTTTGCGTAAAATTTGTTGTTGCGCCTCTGTTTTAGGTAAACAAGTTTTCATCGATGCTTTATCGTTGGGAATACTTGTAGCAGCGTGATTTATTGATGACTGCGTTTGACGACGGAACAATGATTTAAGCATATTTGGCTTGGCTAAAAGGCTTGTTGAAAGCGTTTATAGTGAATCAGGAAATGAAAACATCGAGCTTGATTATAGCGTGTAGAATCGTCCTGCCGCAAACCTCGAGATAATAGCATGCGGCAAGATGAGTGATGCTGCAGCTATTTTGCAGCGGCAAGTTTTACCATGTCGACGATTTGTTCAACAATGGCCCATTCCGTATCTGCATCATAACCACTGACTCTCGGGGTATGAATGTGCCCAACAGGAATATCACGGTTAAACTGCTGTTTTAACAAGATACTACGATAAGATATTTCATTGGACAAATAGCCGCCGCCAGAACCTTCAACTGATGTTTCATTGACTAATTCGTAAATGTTTTTCGCATCAAATTGTCCACGGCTCACGGTGGTGACTTGATGATTGTCATTGACCTTCCATTTACCCTCTACTTGTTGCATTGCTCTAACAGGCAGTGAGAACTCAACATATTCAGGGCCGTTTAATGTTCCTCCATTGAATAGCGGAGCTTGTGGAGCTGTTTTACTGGCACCTGTATAAACATTGAGATTATCTGGCGCTGCAGCACTGCGGCCTCTTGCAGGAAAACGCTCAATATCAAAATCATCTCGCCCCATACTGACGGTGAAAATCATATCAATACTGTTATCGCGATACATAGGTGTCAGTAGAGATTCAATCATACCGTCATCGAAATCAGCAAAACGAACTGGGATCATCACAGTTTCGATTTGAGCTTGTTTACCATTAACGTCGAACGTCATGCCATCAAGTGCTAATGCAGTTAATCCTGAAGGGTTACTTTGAGTGATGTCTTTGTCTAAAAAGAAAGGGTCAAAGCCAGTGACTAGGATCTTTATTCGAGTTTCTGGTTTAAAGTGAATATCGCTAAGCCCGCGAGATGACTTCTCAAATGCATTAATCAGAATGTCGCGCTGCCAAGGCACTATATTGTAACCAGCATCTGCTGTTTTTAAGGTTTTTCGCATTGCTAAGCGGCTCCAGTAGAGCGCGCGATCATCGTAGTTACCTGCTTTAACATCGGCGACTGCCTGTTGCCAAAGCTTGGTTCCTTGTGATGCCACCATTTGCGTAATGGCCAGTTCATCCGTTGATGAATTGAGCTTATTATCTAATTGTGTATTAAGGTTATCAAAGCGGTTAGCCACATCTGCCATCACTTCCATCACATTAGGAAGGCGCAATTCTTCTACATTTAGGCTGCTTGATTCATTTTGCGCATAGGCGGGATTAACACTGAGCAACATTGCTGCAGCTAATGTGCTTGTGATTAAGGGCTTGAACATGGCTATTCCTTTAGAATGTCTTTGTTATTGTTTAATTTAACACGGCTAGATCGCTAATTCATTATAGATTGTAATGATTCCTGACTACTATAACGTTTGGCGAAGAAGTCTAAAAATGCACTGATATTACTGGCTAACTGGCGGCGGCTTGAGTAAACCCCATAAACTTTAAATGGTTCCATCGGCCATTCTTGCAACAGTGGCACTAATGTTCCTGCGGCTAACTCTTGCTTGCAACTGGTATTTGATAACATCGCAATGCCAAAGTCATCTTGAGCGAGTCGCTTAACCATACTGGCACTATTAACGCGTACTTTGCGTTTAAAGGTGGCCATTGTTTTACGGCTCCCTTTACCAACAGGCCATATTGGTGCTGATAAGCTTGTTCCTAATAATATCCCACTGTGCTGAGCTAGCTCTTGGGGCGTCGCTGGCGTGCCCGATTTTTTGAGATAACCAGGACTTGCGACTAAAATAGGTTGGCGCTCAAAAAGCAATCGAGCGACTAAGTCAGAGGATTCTAATGGCCCGTACTTGATGGCGATATCATAGCCTTCACCCACTAAGCCTACATTACTGTCGGTAAATTGAACATCCAGCTCAATGTTGGGGTAAAGACGCATGAAGCTACTACATAAGTTAGCAATGACTTCTTGAGAAAATGACACTGGAATTGCGATACGCAAAGACCCCGAAATATCGCTATGGGTATTTTCAATAATGGCCTTGGCAGCATCAATTTCTTGGCTAATCGAATCGCAATGCTGAAAGAATAATGCACCAACTTGGGTTAGGCTTAAATTACGCGTGTCCCGTTGCAATAAACGCACGCCAAGTTGCTCTTCTAATTGAGCTACTTTGCGACTTATGGTTGATTTTGGTTGTCCGATGTCTCGGGCGGCTTGCGAAAAGCCTTTTGCTCTAACTACTGCTGCAAACAGCATCATACCGTTTAAATCAGGCACTTTAGCCTCACTGTCTCAAAAATGGAACAAAGCGTCTTCGACAGTTTAATGGTAATTGGACAGCGAACAAAGTTATATTTACCGACTAAAAATTTTAGAGGCTATAAAAGCAGAGGATCTAAGGATGACTAGCAAAAAGCAGCCCGTAAACAAGACAGTACAACAAGTGGCTGATCCACTATTTTTACAAGCGGAACATTTAGCTAAAGATTTTTCGCTTTTCCCAGCCCACAGTAAGCAGACATTAGCTGAAGAAGTTAAAGGTCTACTTTCTGAAGATGCTATCCAATCGAATTTAAAAGAATTGTCGACACTTGATGTTGACAGTTATGTATCTAAGGTTATTCAACCGACTCAAGATAAAAACCGCCCTAGTGCCAAACGTGTGATTGCAGACCTTAAAGGTAAGCTGATCACTGAAGAGCATTTAGGCTCTTTTTACAGTGCTGAAATTGAA from the Shewanella japonica genome contains:
- the rsmE gene encoding 16S rRNA (uracil(1498)-N(3))-methyltransferase, whose product is MRVPRIYQPINDLAVNQHVKLDEDGAAHIGRVLRMTEGENIRLFTGNGNDYLATIISANKKNVTVEIIENTPNNSESPLDLHLGQVISRGDRMDFTIQKSVELGVTTITPLFSDRCGVKLSGERLEKKISQWQKIVISACEQSGRSFVPKVRPAMTLNQWCAEQTDALKLNLHPRAAHGINGLSLENTKVRLLIGPEGGLSEEEIAMTETHQFTDVLLGPRVLRTETASLTAITALQLRFGDIG
- a CDS encoding endonuclease — protein: MGIVLFVITTITSVSAQAAQHPSSFRSAKKIAQKIYSQSLPMSSFYCGCDIEVIGKQWKPNLDSCGYQVRKQIPRANRIEWEHVVPAWEFGHQLQCWQNGGRKNCGRTSAEFKKMEADLHNLTPAVGEVNGDRSNYRFSEWNGEATQYGQCAMVVDFKGRKAQPPKQSRGAIARTYFYMQQTYGLAISASQKRLFNAWDRTYPVDKVECLRDELISENQGNHNNFVLKQCQNLGLID
- a CDS encoding SprT family zinc-dependent metalloprotease translates to MLKSLFRRQTQSSINHAATSIPNDKASMKTCLPKTEAQQQILRKVEADYLQAESLLKRQFPRPTIQFTLRGKSAGTAHLQLNKLRFNPVLLEENITEFIDQVVPHEISHLLSFQLYGRVKPHGQEWQNIMTNVFNVPADTTHQLNTQSVAGKQFQYRCDCGPIMLSIRRHNKVQRHQTQYRCKSCQQVLTPLTLSQ
- a CDS encoding LysR family transcriptional regulator codes for the protein MPDLNGMMLFAAVVRAKGFSQAARDIGQPKSTISRKVAQLEEQLGVRLLQRDTRNLSLTQVGALFFQHCDSISQEIDAAKAIIENTHSDISGSLRIAIPVSFSQEVIANLCSSFMRLYPNIELDVQFTDSNVGLVGEGYDIAIKYGPLESSDLVARLLFERQPILVASPGYLKKSGTPATPQELAQHSGILLGTSLSAPIWPVGKGSRKTMATFKRKVRVNSASMVKRLAQDDFGIAMLSNTSCKQELAAGTLVPLLQEWPMEPFKVYGVYSSRRQLASNISAFLDFFAKRYSSQESLQSIMN